Proteins co-encoded in one Nitratireductor kimnyeongensis genomic window:
- the hspQ gene encoding heat shock protein HspQ, translating to MQTIGTAKFRIGQVVRHRVFDFRGVIFDVDPEFNNTEAWYQAIPEEVRPRKDQPFYHLLAENEETEYVAYVSEQNLMPDESGVPVRHPQLAEFFVETGDGHYEPRERMHH from the coding sequence ATGCAAACTATTGGAACTGCAAAATTTCGAATTGGCCAGGTCGTCCGCCACCGGGTGTTCGACTTCCGTGGCGTGATTTTCGATGTCGATCCGGAATTCAACAACACCGAAGCCTGGTATCAGGCGATCCCGGAGGAAGTGCGCCCACGCAAGGACCAGCCATTTTACCATCTTCTCGCTGAAAACGAGGAGACGGAGTATGTGGCCTATGTCTCGGAGCAGAACCTGATGCCCGACGAATCCGGTGTGCCGGTGCGGCATCCTCAATTGGCGGAGTTCTTCGTGGAAACCGGTGATGGCCACTACGAGCCACGCGAGCGAATGCACCACTAA
- a CDS encoding invasion associated locus B family protein yields the protein MKSLNAKAIRTLFALAGAACVAASGAGVAAAQQQQPPQGWFKACTKQEDVDICNVQNVLVAETGQMITGVSLIEVKGKVNRKVFQITVPTGRMVPPGIGLQIDGGQTQKIDYAICLPDRCIAEAPLTDQLVASFKRGSELTLTSVNFQNQPNPIKMTLSGFTNAFDGDPLPQSDIEDRQKKLQDFVNKNNEEFTEKLREAQEKAKKAE from the coding sequence ATGAAAAGCCTGAACGCGAAAGCAATCCGCACCCTGTTCGCCCTTGCCGGCGCCGCCTGCGTGGCCGCAAGCGGAGCTGGTGTCGCCGCCGCGCAACAGCAGCAGCCGCCGCAGGGTTGGTTCAAGGCCTGCACCAAACAGGAAGACGTGGATATCTGCAACGTGCAGAACGTCCTCGTTGCAGAAACCGGCCAGATGATCACCGGCGTCAGCCTCATCGAGGTCAAAGGCAAGGTAAACCGCAAGGTTTTCCAGATCACCGTGCCGACCGGCCGCATGGTGCCTCCCGGCATCGGGCTGCAGATTGACGGTGGCCAGACGCAGAAGATCGACTATGCAATCTGCCTGCCGGATCGCTGCATTGCAGAAGCACCGTTGACCGATCAGCTGGTAGCTTCCTTCAAGCGGGGCTCGGAACTGACGCTTACGTCTGTCAATTTCCAGAATCAGCCAAACCCGATCAAGATGACGCTCTCCGGCTTCACCAATGCCTTTGATGGTGACCCGCTGCCGCAGTCCGACATCGAGGATCGGCAGAAGAAGCTTCAGGACTTCGTGAACAAGAACAACGAAGAATTCACCGAGAAGCTTCGCGAAGCGCAGGAGAAGGCGAAGAAGGCCGAGTAG
- a CDS encoding AEC family transporter translates to MTSVAGLVLPFFGLIFIGFAVARLKPHPADALGWMNTFVIYVALPALFFQLLAKTPIERLTEWGYIFGAAASTYIVFGIMFAGSFLISRSSIAESTIKGLAASYGNIGYMGPGLALLAFGEEAAVPVALIFCFENMIHFAVAPMMMAISGGNGENPGRLAVEVVRKIVLHPFIVATAAGVAAAAFQFVPPLPIERLLAYLASAAAPCALFAMGVSLALRPLRRVPREVGAIVGLKLILHPAICYVMLSWIGNFSESWVFSAVLLASLPTATNVFVISQQYGVWMERASASVLITTLVSVGTVTALLYAITNGILPPDLFP, encoded by the coding sequence ATGACCAGTGTCGCAGGACTTGTTCTGCCGTTTTTCGGACTGATTTTCATCGGTTTCGCCGTCGCGCGGCTGAAACCGCATCCGGCCGATGCGCTCGGCTGGATGAACACTTTCGTCATCTATGTGGCGCTTCCCGCTCTCTTTTTCCAGCTTTTAGCCAAAACCCCCATCGAGCGTTTGACCGAGTGGGGCTATATTTTTGGCGCGGCCGCCTCAACCTATATTGTCTTTGGCATCATGTTTGCCGGCTCATTCCTGATCAGCCGCAGCTCGATCGCCGAAAGCACAATCAAGGGGCTGGCCGCCAGCTACGGCAATATCGGTTATATGGGGCCGGGCTTGGCGCTTCTCGCTTTCGGCGAAGAGGCGGCCGTCCCTGTCGCGCTCATCTTCTGTTTCGAAAACATGATCCACTTCGCTGTGGCTCCAATGATGATGGCGATCTCGGGTGGAAACGGAGAGAATCCCGGGCGGCTAGCCGTGGAAGTGGTGCGCAAGATCGTGTTGCACCCGTTCATCGTAGCGACTGCGGCAGGGGTCGCTGCGGCAGCTTTCCAGTTCGTACCGCCGTTGCCCATCGAGCGCCTGCTCGCTTATCTCGCTTCTGCAGCGGCTCCCTGCGCGCTGTTTGCCATGGGGGTGAGCCTTGCGCTCCGGCCATTGAGACGCGTGCCTCGCGAAGTGGGCGCCATCGTTGGCCTCAAGCTCATTCTCCACCCGGCGATCTGTTACGTGATGCTGAGCTGGATCGGCAATTTCTCTGAAAGCTGGGTGTTTTCAGCTGTGTTGTTGGCTTCGCTCCCCACAGCCACCAACGTATTCGTCATCAGCCAACAATACGGAGTCTGGATGGAGCGCGCATCAGCGAGCGTTTTGATCACCACACTCGTGTCAGTGGGGACTGTCACCGCGTTGCTTTACGCCATCACGAACGGGATTCTGCCGCCGGACCTTTTCCCCTGA